In Novipirellula galeiformis, one DNA window encodes the following:
- the folK gene encoding 2-amino-4-hydroxy-6-hydroxymethyldihydropteridine diphosphokinase yields MSTSTAQDREGPQESRPHHSRSPRSQCLISFGSNLGDRDAVIAEAARKVVASPMVECFAASRLFETPSVGGPAGQEPFLNAVGAFETTCSARDILGFLQSIENELGRQRRRRWDARSIDLDVVLHGNLVGGGAALIVPHPRYTARQFVLQPACDVAAHYRDPRFGWTLGELSSHLSAGNASLALVGGDVAIRQLLCERLSAEHGIRTFAAAQPVQSGVALDAAMSGRWMRRPSAAAASGDPVASSKSPASSRGEPIVVKGDEPWVSAYVPKLPIGVRGQANGYSEAFSSDVSLPRLVARMQWAATDTQWPAPHQMWPAGGRWPEYRLEIDNLDWAVTEIASAIVSMRCPVRPLTPDGQWWR; encoded by the coding sequence ATGAGTACGTCCACTGCGCAAGATCGCGAAGGCCCGCAGGAATCACGGCCGCACCATTCCCGCTCGCCACGCTCTCAATGTCTGATTAGCTTCGGTAGTAATCTTGGTGACCGCGACGCCGTGATCGCGGAAGCCGCTCGCAAGGTCGTCGCCTCGCCGATGGTGGAATGTTTCGCGGCGAGTCGTTTGTTTGAAACGCCATCGGTCGGGGGGCCTGCGGGTCAGGAGCCTTTCTTGAACGCGGTCGGTGCGTTTGAGACCACCTGTTCGGCGCGTGATATCCTGGGTTTTTTGCAATCGATCGAAAATGAGCTGGGGCGCCAGCGGCGGCGGCGATGGGACGCCCGGTCAATCGACCTGGATGTTGTGCTTCACGGTAATCTTGTCGGGGGAGGTGCGGCGCTGATCGTGCCTCACCCCCGCTACACCGCACGCCAGTTTGTGCTTCAGCCCGCCTGTGACGTTGCTGCGCACTACCGTGACCCTCGCTTTGGGTGGACCTTGGGCGAATTGAGCTCGCATTTATCGGCAGGCAACGCATCGTTAGCCCTGGTAGGTGGCGACGTCGCAATTCGGCAATTGTTGTGCGAGCGACTCAGCGCCGAGCATGGCATTCGCACGTTTGCGGCAGCTCAGCCAGTTCAATCGGGTGTCGCCTTGGACGCGGCGATGTCGGGGCGATGGATGCGAAGGCCGAGTGCCGCGGCCGCCTCGGGGGATCCCGTTGCCTCGTCAAAGTCGCCCGCATCGAGTCGCGGCGAACCGATCGTGGTCAAGGGCGATGAGCCCTGGGTTTCGGCTTACGTCCCCAAGTTGCCAATCGGCGTGCGAGGCCAGGCCAACGGATACAGCGAGGCATTCAGTTCGGATGTTTCGCTTCCTCGCTTGGTAGCCCGGATGCAGTGGGCGGCGACGGACACGCAATGGCCTGCGCCGCACCAAATGTGGCCTGCCGGAGGTCGTTGGCCTGAGTACCGACTTGAGATCGACAATCTCGACTGGGCTGTCACCGAGATCGCATCGGCGATCGTGTCGATGCGATGCCCGGTTCGCCCGCTCACTCCGGACGGTCAATGGTGGCGATGA
- a CDS encoding cytochrome c3 family protein: MQRFLFPRWVNRFLMVLAAAAVGGGIYAAAMGGLITDPKTLNIGYQPEQPVPFSHAIHAGQLKMDCRYCHNTVFDSAHAAVPPTATCINCHSPANDQGITALASVRTESDKLKPIQKSWETGRSMAWKRVHNLPEFVYFNHAAHVNAGVSCKSCHGRVDQMDVVVQHEELSMAWCITCHRNPGPHLRPQEFVTKLDWEPPKDWDQEAFAKKARDPDGENINPQVHCAVCHR, encoded by the coding sequence ATGCAACGGTTTCTTTTTCCCCGCTGGGTCAATCGGTTTCTTATGGTTCTGGCTGCCGCCGCTGTGGGAGGTGGCATCTACGCCGCCGCCATGGGGGGGCTGATCACCGATCCAAAGACGCTGAATATTGGCTATCAACCTGAACAACCGGTCCCCTTTAGTCACGCGATTCACGCGGGGCAGTTAAAGATGGATTGTCGCTATTGCCACAATACGGTGTTCGACTCGGCTCATGCCGCTGTTCCGCCGACCGCGACCTGTATCAATTGTCATAGCCCCGCGAATGATCAAGGGATCACTGCATTGGCGTCGGTTCGCACCGAGAGCGACAAGCTCAAGCCCATTCAGAAGAGTTGGGAGACGGGGCGCAGTATGGCATGGAAGCGGGTGCACAACCTTCCTGAGTTCGTTTATTTCAACCATGCCGCACACGTCAATGCGGGCGTAAGTTGCAAGAGTTGCCACGGTCGCGTCGACCAGATGGATGTGGTTGTTCAGCATGAAGAGCTTTCGATGGCTTGGTGTATTACCTGTCATCGAAACCCGGGTCCCCATCTTCGTCCCCAAGAGTTTGTGACCAAGCTCGACTGGGAGCCGCCCAAGGATTGGGATCAGGAGGCGTTTGCCAAGAAGGCTCGCGATCCTGATGGCGAGAACATTAACCCGCAGGTTCATTGTGCGGTTTGTCATCGTTAG
- a CDS encoding TAT-variant-translocated molybdopterin oxidoreductase, translating to MLVDLPQAGAAAESTASDSASKDAFGDSSSSPRTRYWRSLSELEDSQDFQQFIDREFPVAASEYPEGVSRRRWMQLMGASLAVAGVGGCRYSEEAIAPFVIRPEGRVPGESYSRATNFELAGRVYNLLISCVDGRPLKIEPNAEHPSGSGTDVYSQASILGLYDPDRARGDEGFLFRKGEKRREQATWAEFEPYGQGLIRAAAANNKGAGLAVLMPPTASPSLVRLLSELKKKCPSATIARYDSVYGDAMRDATKQVFGKPAKQVLDLSDAKVIVTLQADILGADTGMIANARSFAKHRDPIEGEMSRLYVVEGGFTSTGVMADSRLALRPSEMPAFLSELGRRVEKLAAGESHEHGEETKAFDELTHPERLERFLDVLSHDVAEAGDGAVVVVGDHLGADAIAAGIALNKKLGSLGSLQKFAPEVDGDLGEFASLSGLAQSINRGEVESLLILGGNPVSTAPGDVDFLAAIARVENTVYLGEYDDETGVACRWSLPLAHPLESWGDVVNGDGFYGVCQPQILPLLGGRAAIEVIASMLGEKEVEGAEIVRRTADALSGSALSARQWRQLLHDGFSDDVKYGESLEVSGEAKALTAKSPVAITPEELDADNFEVIFVPADGLYDGRFANNGWLQELPQALTKLTWDNAALLSPSTAKKLGVHHGLVVALTQGDATVEMPVYELPGCAPGVVTVAIGYGRKRAGMVGGYTEEDVDAVGTDVSPLRSSDQMLVSYNVVARPRFSEYELATTQDHWAIDERGRDETERRSFSLIREGTVQLLDKVPEFAEVRGPHVPKVGKEGSGSMWQEPIQKIEMEKPFLPQWGMAIDLSKCTGCNACVIACQSENNVPIVGKEQVSRSREMHWLRVDRYFQGDEENADVVQQPVACMHCETAPCEQVCPVAATVHTDEGLNAMAYNRCIGTRYCANNCPFKVRRFNYFNYNEEVGVGYGVKAFPGTIESANRQLQALVMNPEVTVRGRGVMEKCTYCVQRIEGAKINARKDGGRPVADGEIVTACQSACPTRAIEFGNVADPESKVSKKHADVRSYGMLGQLNIKPRTEYLARVRNPHVRLMTTNQIKDLADMKSPHHGHGDHSHDDGDHGHGEHAADAKHDAHHDGEAKAK from the coding sequence ATGCTTGTTGACTTGCCGCAGGCCGGCGCCGCGGCTGAATCCACCGCGAGCGATTCGGCTAGCAAGGATGCGTTCGGCGATTCGTCTTCGTCTCCACGTACGCGTTACTGGCGAAGTTTGTCCGAGTTGGAGGATAGTCAGGACTTTCAGCAGTTCATTGATCGTGAATTTCCTGTGGCTGCGTCCGAGTACCCGGAGGGTGTTTCGCGTCGCCGGTGGATGCAGTTGATGGGTGCGTCGCTAGCGGTTGCCGGGGTCGGCGGGTGTCGGTACTCCGAAGAAGCGATTGCTCCGTTTGTGATTCGTCCCGAAGGACGTGTGCCAGGCGAGTCGTACAGCCGAGCTACTAACTTTGAGCTCGCGGGTCGCGTTTACAACTTGCTGATTAGTTGTGTCGATGGCCGGCCGTTGAAAATTGAGCCGAATGCCGAGCACCCTTCGGGTAGCGGTACTGATGTGTATTCTCAGGCTTCGATTCTCGGTCTATATGACCCTGATCGCGCTCGCGGCGACGAAGGGTTTTTGTTCCGCAAGGGTGAGAAGCGACGTGAGCAAGCGACATGGGCTGAGTTTGAGCCGTATGGTCAGGGTTTGATTCGTGCGGCCGCGGCCAATAATAAGGGTGCAGGGCTTGCGGTTTTGATGCCGCCGACTGCGTCGCCTTCGCTGGTTCGTCTGTTGTCTGAGTTGAAGAAGAAATGCCCTTCGGCAACGATCGCTCGCTATGACAGTGTGTATGGCGACGCGATGCGTGATGCAACGAAGCAAGTCTTCGGTAAGCCGGCAAAGCAGGTGCTCGATCTTAGTGACGCGAAGGTGATTGTCACGCTGCAGGCCGACATTCTTGGTGCCGACACAGGCATGATTGCCAATGCTCGCTCGTTTGCTAAGCATCGTGACCCTATCGAAGGCGAAATGAGTCGCTTGTACGTGGTCGAAGGTGGGTTTACCTCCACCGGTGTGATGGCTGACTCGCGACTTGCGTTGCGTCCAAGTGAAATGCCGGCGTTCTTGAGTGAGCTTGGTCGCCGTGTTGAAAAACTCGCTGCCGGTGAATCGCATGAGCATGGCGAAGAAACCAAGGCGTTTGATGAGTTGACGCATCCCGAGCGATTGGAGCGCTTCCTTGATGTGCTCTCGCATGACGTTGCTGAAGCGGGCGATGGCGCGGTGGTTGTTGTGGGTGATCACTTGGGTGCCGATGCGATCGCCGCAGGGATCGCGTTGAATAAGAAACTGGGCTCGCTTGGCTCGTTGCAGAAGTTTGCTCCCGAAGTCGATGGCGACCTAGGTGAGTTTGCGTCGTTGAGTGGTTTGGCTCAGTCGATCAACCGTGGCGAAGTCGAATCGCTGTTGATCTTGGGGGGCAACCCTGTATCGACCGCGCCTGGCGATGTTGATTTTTTGGCGGCAATTGCACGCGTTGAAAACACGGTTTACCTCGGTGAGTACGACGACGAGACAGGCGTTGCGTGTCGATGGTCATTGCCATTGGCTCACCCGTTGGAATCATGGGGCGATGTTGTTAACGGCGACGGGTTTTATGGCGTTTGTCAGCCCCAGATCTTGCCGCTCTTAGGTGGCCGCGCCGCTATCGAAGTGATTGCATCGATGTTGGGTGAGAAGGAGGTCGAGGGGGCTGAGATTGTGCGTCGCACCGCGGATGCCCTTTCGGGTTCTGCGTTGAGTGCCCGCCAGTGGCGTCAGTTGTTGCACGACGGTTTCTCAGATGACGTTAAGTACGGTGAATCGCTGGAGGTTTCCGGTGAGGCGAAGGCGTTGACGGCCAAGTCGCCTGTCGCGATCACTCCTGAAGAGCTCGACGCCGACAATTTTGAAGTGATTTTTGTTCCGGCGGACGGGCTGTATGACGGTCGCTTTGCGAACAACGGTTGGCTACAAGAGTTGCCTCAAGCACTTACCAAGTTGACTTGGGATAACGCGGCATTGTTAAGTCCTTCGACCGCCAAAAAGCTTGGTGTTCACCACGGTTTGGTGGTGGCGCTGACTCAAGGCGATGCGACGGTTGAAATGCCAGTCTACGAGTTGCCTGGTTGTGCACCGGGCGTTGTGACTGTTGCGATTGGCTACGGTCGTAAACGCGCCGGCATGGTCGGCGGTTACACCGAAGAGGATGTTGATGCGGTTGGAACGGATGTTTCTCCGTTGCGGTCGAGCGACCAGATGCTTGTGTCCTACAATGTGGTGGCCCGCCCTCGTTTTAGTGAATACGAGTTGGCGACAACCCAAGATCACTGGGCCATCGATGAGCGAGGGCGTGACGAAACCGAGCGTCGTAGTTTCTCGTTGATTCGTGAAGGCACCGTTCAGTTGCTCGATAAAGTGCCTGAGTTCGCTGAGGTTCGCGGCCCTCACGTTCCCAAGGTGGGTAAGGAAGGTAGCGGCTCGATGTGGCAAGAGCCGATTCAGAAAATCGAAATGGAAAAACCGTTCCTGCCTCAGTGGGGGATGGCGATTGACTTGTCCAAGTGCACTGGCTGTAACGCCTGTGTGATCGCATGCCAGAGTGAAAATAACGTCCCGATTGTGGGCAAAGAACAGGTCAGCCGAAGTCGTGAAATGCACTGGCTGCGAGTGGACCGTTACTTCCAAGGCGACGAAGAAAACGCGGACGTGGTTCAGCAACCCGTAGCGTGTATGCATTGCGAAACGGCACCCTGTGAGCAAGTTTGTCCGGTTGCCGCGACGGTGCACACCGACGAAGGTCTCAATGCGATGGCTTACAACCGTTGTATCGGTACGCGGTACTGTGCCAACAACTGTCCCTTCAAGGTTCGTCGTTTCAATTACTTCAACTACAACGAAGAAGTCGGCGTCGGCTATGGCGTCAAGGCGTTCCCCGGAACGATCGAATCGGCTAACCGCCAACTGCAAGCGTTGGTGATGAACCCCGAGGTTACCGTTCGTGGTCGTGGTGTCATGGAAAAATGCACCTACTGTGTCCAACGCATCGAAGGGGCCAAGATCAATGCCCGCAAAGATGGCGGTCGTCCCGTTGCAGATGGAGAGATTGTGACCGCGTGTCAATCGGCATGTCCGACACGTGCAATCGAGTTCGGCAACGTTGCTGATCCCGAATCGAAGGTCTCCAAAAAGCACGCCGACGTTCGCAGTTATGGAATGCTAGGCCAGTTGAATATCAAGCCACGTACCGAGTACTTGGCACGCGTCCGCAATCCGCACGTCCGATTGATGACGACCAACCAAATCAAAGACTTGGCGGACATGAAGTCGCCTCATCACGGTCACGGTGATCACAGCCATGATGATGGTGATCACGGTCATGGTGAGCACGCGGCGGATGCAAAGCACGATGCCCACCACGATGGCGAAGCCAAAGCCAAGTAA
- the nrfD gene encoding NrfD/PsrC family molybdoenzyme membrane anchor subunit produces the protein MSLAIPNGLDNTVERPGERAPLVLGDTTYHDITETVCRVAETKPSKGWVIGFLVAFALFQWLGICIAYLIYTGVGVWGNQSPVFWGWPIVNFVFWVGIGHAGTLISAILFLFRQEWRTSINRAAEAMTIFAVVCAGTFPGIHIGRAWLAFWLAPYPSLNLWMWPQFRSPLLWDVFAVSTYGTVSLLFWYMGMVPDLATFRDRSKNKYRRMAYGILSLGWTGSSRHWMRYEKAYALLAAFAAPLVLSVHTIVSFDFAVSQVPGWHTTIFPPYFVAGAIFSGFAMVLTLMVPARSMLGLEKLITIRHLDNMCKIILATGSIVGLAYGTEFFIAWYGQVPDEQYAFINRAFGPYWWAYWTMVTCNVISPQLFWVKKFRTTPWIIVLITIFVNIGMWFERFVIVITSLSRDYLPSAWAYFTPTWVDFSMLIGSFGLFFTLFLLFCKLMPVINMAETKSTLAKQYHMAHASGDQSAHEEKH, from the coding sequence ATGTCCCTTGCCATCCCAAACGGATTGGACAATACCGTCGAACGTCCCGGAGAACGCGCTCCGCTCGTTCTCGGCGATACGACCTATCACGATATTACCGAAACGGTATGCCGAGTTGCTGAGACCAAGCCAAGTAAAGGTTGGGTGATCGGTTTCTTGGTAGCGTTTGCGCTGTTTCAGTGGCTCGGAATTTGTATCGCCTACCTGATTTACACCGGTGTTGGTGTATGGGGAAACCAGTCGCCCGTTTTCTGGGGTTGGCCGATCGTCAACTTCGTTTTCTGGGTCGGGATTGGTCACGCAGGAACGCTGATTAGTGCGATTTTGTTCCTGTTCCGTCAAGAGTGGCGAACCAGTATCAACCGCGCGGCCGAGGCGATGACCATTTTCGCGGTCGTCTGTGCCGGGACCTTCCCGGGGATTCACATCGGGCGTGCTTGGTTGGCGTTCTGGTTGGCTCCCTATCCGAGTTTGAACCTATGGATGTGGCCGCAATTCCGCAGTCCGCTGCTGTGGGACGTTTTTGCGGTCAGCACGTACGGGACCGTCTCGTTGTTGTTCTGGTACATGGGGATGGTTCCCGATTTGGCAACCTTCCGCGACCGCTCGAAAAACAAATATCGCCGCATGGCCTACGGCATCCTTTCGCTCGGATGGACCGGTTCGTCGCGGCATTGGATGCGATACGAAAAGGCCTATGCGTTGCTTGCTGCATTCGCAGCCCCTTTGGTGCTTTCGGTTCATACGATCGTTTCCTTTGACTTCGCGGTTTCGCAGGTCCCCGGTTGGCATACAACGATCTTCCCCCCTTACTTTGTTGCTGGGGCGATCTTCAGTGGTTTTGCGATGGTGCTCACCTTGATGGTGCCCGCCCGAAGCATGCTTGGGCTGGAGAAGTTGATTACGATTCGCCACTTGGACAACATGTGCAAGATTATTTTGGCGACCGGTTCGATCGTTGGTTTGGCTTACGGCACCGAATTCTTCATTGCTTGGTATGGCCAAGTTCCTGACGAGCAATACGCGTTCATCAACCGTGCCTTCGGGCCTTATTGGTGGGCCTATTGGACGATGGTGACATGTAACGTCATCAGCCCCCAGTTGTTCTGGGTGAAGAAGTTCCGCACGACTCCTTGGATCATTGTGCTGATTACGATCTTCGTGAATATCGGGATGTGGTTTGAGCGATTTGTGATCGTGATCACGAGCCTCTCTCGCGACTATCTACCGAGTGCATGGGCGTACTTCACGCCGACTTGGGTCGACTTTTCCATGTTGATCGGATCGTTCGGATTGTTCTTCACGTTGTTCTTGCTGTTTTGCAAGTTGATGCCGGTCATCAACATGGCGGAGACCAAGTCCACGTTGGCAAAACAGTACCACATGGCTCACGCCAGCGGCGACCAGTCCGCTCACGAAGAGAAGCACTAA